In Camelus bactrianus isolate YW-2024 breed Bactrian camel chromosome 18, ASM4877302v1, whole genome shotgun sequence, one DNA window encodes the following:
- the TBL2 gene encoding transducin beta-like protein 2 gives MELLQMPELMGLSLLLGLLALMATAAVARGWLRAEEETCGGSAGQKANGFPPDKSLKSKKQKQQRIRKEKPQQHNFTHRLLAAALKSHSGNISCMDFSSNGKYLATCADDRTIRIWSTKDFLHREHRSMRANVELDHAILVRFSPDCRAFIVWLANGDTLRVFKMTKREDGGYIFTATPEDFPKRHKAPIVNIGIADTGKFIMTASSDTTILIWNLKGQVLSTINTNQMNNTYAAISPCSRFVASCGFTPDVKVWEVCFGKKGEFQEVVRAFELKGHSAAVHFFAFSNDSRRMASVSKDGTWKLWDTDVEYKKQQDPYLLRTGRFEEASTMSCRLALSPDAQVLALASGSSIHLYNTRRGEKEECFEQVHGEYITDLSFDITGRLLASCGDRAVRLLHNTPGYRAVVEEMQGLLKRASNESTRQRLQQQLTQAQEALKSLGALKK, from the exons ATGGAGCTGCTGCAGATGCCGGAGCTGATGGGGCTGTCGCTGCTGCTTGGGCTGCTGGCCCTGATGGCGACGGCGGCGGTAGCGCGGGGGTGGTTGCGCGCGGAGGAGGAGACATGCGGCGGGTCCGCCG GCCAGAAAGCAAATGGATTTCCACCTGACAAGTCCTTGAAATCCAAGAAGCAAAAACAGCAGCGGATTCGCAAGGAGAAGCCTCAACAACACAACTTCACCCACCGCCTTCTGGCTGCAGCATTGAAG AGCCACAGTGGGAACATATCTTGCATGGACTTTAGCAGCAATGGCAAGTACCTGGCCACCTGTGCAGATGATCGTACCATCCGCATCTGGAGCACCAAGGACTTCCTGCATAGGGAACACCGTAGCATGAGAGCAAATGTGGAGCTGGACCATGCCATCCTGGTGCGCTTCAGCCCTGACTGCAG AGCCTTCATCGTCTGGCTGGCCAATGGAGACACCCTCCGTGTCTTCAAGATGACCAAGCGAGAGGATGGGGGCTATATATTCACAGCCACCCCAGAGGACTTTCCTAAAAGGCACAAGGCACCCATTGTCAACATTGGCATTGCTGACACAG ggAAGTTCATCATGACTGCTTCCAGTGACACAACTATCCTCATCTGGAATCTGAAAGGTCAGGTGCTGTCTACCATCAACACCAACCAGATGAACAATACATATGCTGCTATATCCCCCTGTAGCAG GTTTGTGGCCTCGTGTGGCTTCACCCCAGATGTAAAAGTTTGGGAAGTCTGCTTTGGGAAAAAAGGGGAATTCCAGGAGGTTGTGCGAGCTTTTGAACTGAAGGGCCACTCTGCAGCCGTCCACTTCTTTGCTTTCTCCAATGACTCCCGGAG GATGGCCTCTGTCTCCAAGGATGGTACGTGGAAACTGTGGGACACAGATGTGGAATACAAGAAGCAGCAGGACCCCTACTTGCTGAGGACAGGCCGCTTTGAAGAAGCGAGCACCATGTCTTGTCGCCTGGCTCTCTCCCCTGACGCCCAGGTCTTGGCTTTGGCCAGTGGCAGCAGTATTCATCTCTATAATACCCGGCGGGGTGAGAAGGAGGAGTGCTTTGAGCAGGTCCATGGGGAGTATATCACTGACTTGTCCTTTGACATCACTGGCCGGCTTCTGGCCTCCTGTGGGGACCGGGCAGTGCGGCTCCTCCACAACACCCCTGGCTACCGGGCAGTAGTGGAAGAAATGCAGGGCCTCCTGAAGCGGGCCTCCAATGAGAGCACCCGCCAGAGGCTGCAGCAACAGCTGACTCAGGCCCAGGAGGCCCTGAAGAGCCTGGGTGCCTTGAAGAAATGA
- the MLXIPL gene encoding carbohydrate-responsive element-binding protein isoform X3 produces MLMSRSGHTGGEGCCTEPRRGCGGGGDGQGRGAGGSGGGLAEPASRLQPGFGLRHRLGRPEYAAQRGRATPLAGHPQRSLHGVVAAQRLADPPARPGGVPGSHRLRAAQHRPHTHPPLRVHEPGLQVSPENAKAPGADLEECFKGLPLRVAISGSGKLVSPKWKNFKGLKLLCRDKIRLNNAIWRAWYIQYVERRKSPVCGFVTPLQGPEADEHRKPEAVVLEGNYWKRRIEVVMREYHKWRIYYKKRLRKSSREGDLQAPKQAEGGWHPPERWCEQLFTSVVPVLLGGPEEEPGGRQVLDLDCFLSDISDTLFTMTQPSPTPLQLPPEDAYVGNADMIQPDLTPLQPSLDDFMEISDFFTNYRPPQTPTPSNFPEPPSFGPMADPVLSSGILGSEVPPASSGMTHLSGHNRLQARSSCPGPLDSSAFLSSDFLLPEDPKPKLPPPPQLPPLLQYPSPAKELGLEPCAPPHFPPMALPPALLQEEPLFSPRFSFPTVPPASRVSPVSGPTAFPPTPQPGPVPAPAPFPIDLLPSGCSDPPFGPHFIPPQGARPRVKPPTPSPRGQKPSTPTLAPATASPTATAGGHNPCLTQLLTAAKPEQALEPPLVSSALLRPPGSPQETVPEFPCTFFSPTPAPTPPGPPPGPATLAPPRPLIVPKVERLSPPASSGGERRLSGELNSLPGPGTLRIRTSPPQPILSQGRPDNKMENRRITHISAEQKRRFNIKLGFDTLHGLVSTLSTQPNIKMSKATTLQKTAEYIAMLQQERAAKQEEAQQLRDQIEELNAAINLCQQQLPATGVPITHQRFDQMRDMFDDYVRTRTLHNWKFWVFSILIRPLFESFNGMVSTASLQSLRQTSLAWLDQYCSLPALRPTVLNSLRQLSTSTSILTDPDCIPEQATRAVTEGTIGKSL; encoded by the exons ATGCTAATGAGCCGGTCTGGCCACACGGGCGGCGAGGGCTGCTGCACAGAGCCCAGGCgaggctgcggcggcggcggcgatggCCAGGGCCGGGGCGCTGGCGGGTCTGGTGGCGGGCTTGCAGAGCCCGCGAGTCGTCTCCAGCCCGGATTCGGACTCAGACACAGACTCGGAAGACCCGAGTACGCGGCGCAGCGCGGGCGGGCTACTCCGCTCGCAGGTCATCCACAGCGGTCACTTCATGGTGTCGTCGCCGCACAGCGACTCGCTGACCCGCCGGCGAGACCAGGAGGGGTCCCTGGGAGTCACCGACTTCGGGCCGCGCAGCATCGACCCCACACTCACCCGCCTCTTCGAGTGCATGAGCCTGGCCTACAG GTCTCGCCAGAGAACGCTAAAGCCCCTGGTGCTGACCTGGAGGAGTGTTTTAAAGGCCTGCCTCTCAGGGTCGCTATTTCAGGCAG TGGCAAGCTGGTTTCTCCCAAGTGGAAGAATTTCAAAGGTCTCAAGCTGCTGTGTCGGGACAAGATCCGTCTCAACAACGCCATCTGGAGGGCCTGGTATATCCAGT ATGTGGAGCGGAGGAAGAGCCCCGTGTGTGGCTTCGTGACCCCCCTGCAGGGGCCTGAGGCTGATGAGCACCGGAAACCGGAG GCCGTCGTCTTGGAGGGCAATTACTGGAAGCGGCGCATCGAGGTGGTGATGCGCGAGTACCACAAGTGGCGCATCTACTATAAGAAGAGG CTCCGTAAGTCCAGCAGGGAAGGGGATCTCCAGGCCCCAAAGCAG GCGGAAGGAGGGTGGCATCCACCGGAGCGATGGTGCGAGCAGCTCTTCACCAGTGTGGTGCCTGTGCTGCTGGGGGGCCCAGAGGAGGAGCCTGGTGGGCGGCAGGTTCTGGATCTCGATTGCTTTCTCTCCGACATCTCCGACACGCTCTTCACCAtgacccagcccagccccacgcCCCTGCAGCTGCCCCCAGAGGACG CCTATGTTGGTAATGCTGACATGATCCAGCCAGACCTGACGCCTCTGCAGCCCAGCCTGGATGACTTCATGGAGATCTCAG ATTTCTTCACCAACTACCGCCCCCCACAGACGCCTACACCTTCAAACTTCCCAGAGCCCCCCAGCTTCGGCCCTATGGCTGACCCTGTCCTCAGCAGTGGGATCCTGGGCTCGGAGGTACCCCCTGCCTCCTCGGGCATGACCCACCTCTCCGGGCATAACCGCCTGCAG GCTCGAAGCAGTTGCCCTGGCCCCCTGGACTCCAGTGCCTTCCTGAGTTCTGATTTCCTCCTTCCTGAAGACCCCAAGCCCaagctcccaccccctccccaactcccacccctcctccaataCCCTAGCCCTGCCAAGGAGCTTGGCTTGGAGCCCTGTGCCCCGCCGCACTTCCCTCCCATGGCTCTGCCCCCTGCTCTGCTTCAGGAAGAGCCTCTCTTCTCTCCCAGATTCTCTTTCCCTACAGTCCCTCCTGCCTCAAGAGTGTCCCCAGTGTCTGGTCCCACagccttcccacccaccccacagCCTGGCCCGGTCCCTGCCCCGGCCCCCTTCCCCATAGACCTTCTACCCTCAGGGTGTTCAGACCCCCCGTTTGGGCCTCACTTCATACCGCCTCAAGGCGCACGGCCCAGAGTcaagccccccaccccatcccctagGGGGCAGAAGCCCAGTACCCCCACCTTGGCCCCTGCCACTGCCAGCCCCACTGCCACTGCCGGGGGCCACAACCCTTGCCTCACACAGCTGCTCACAGCAG CCAAGCCTGAGCAAGCCCTGGAACCACCACTTGTGTCCAGCGCCCTCCTCCGGCCTCCAGGGTCCCCG CAGGAGACAGTCCCTGAATTCCCCTGCACCTTCTTTTCCCCGACCCCTGCCCCTACACCACCCGGGCCACCTCCGGGCCCGGCCACActggcccctcccaggcccctgatTGTTCCCAAAGTGGAGCGGCTTTCACCCCCAGCATCCAGCG GTGGTGAGCGGCGGCTGTCTGGGGAGCTCAACTCCCTGCCGGGCCCGGGGACTCTGAGGATCCGCACCTCTCCCCCTCAACCCATCCTAAGCCAGGGCCGTCCAGACAACAAG ATGGAAAACCGGCGCATCACGCACATCTCTGCAGAGCAGAAGCGGCGCTTCAATATCAAGCTGGGATTTGACACGCTGCATGGGTTGGTGAGCACACTGAGCACCCAGCCCAACATCAAG ATGAGCAAAGCCACCACACTGCAGAAGACGGCCGAGTACATCGCCATGCTGCAGCAGGAACGTGCGGCCAAGCAGGAGGAGGCCCAGCAGCTCCGGGACCAGATCGAGGAACTCAACGCTGCCATTAA CTTGTGCCAGCAGCAGCTGCCTGCTACAGGGGTGCCCATCACACACCAGCGGTTCGACCAAATGCGAGACATGTTTGATGACTATGTCCGGACCCGCACGCTGCATAACTGGAAATTCTGGGTA TTCAGCATCCTCATCCGGCCTCTGTTCGAGTCCTTCAACGGGATGGTGTCCACAGCAAGCCTGCAGAGCCTCCGCCAGACCTCACTGGCCTGGCTGGACCAGTACTGCTCCCTGCCTGCTCTCCGGCCAA ctGTTTTGAATTCCCTACGCCAGCTGAGTACATCTACCAGCATCCTGACGGACCCAGACTGTATACCCGAGCAAGCCACACGGGCAGTCACAGAGGGCACCATTGGCAAATCTTTATAG
- the MLXIPL gene encoding carbohydrate-responsive element-binding protein isoform X4 — MARAGALAGLVAGLQSPRVVSSPDSDSDTDSEDPSTRRSAGGLLRSQVIHSGHFMVSSPHSDSLTRRRDQEGSLGVTDFGPRSIDPTLTRLFECMSLAYSGKLVSPKWKNFKGLKLLCRDKIRLNNAIWRAWYIQYVERRKSPVCGFVTPLQGPEADEHRKPEAVVLEGNYWKRRIEVVMREYHKWRIYYKKRLRKSSREGDLQAPKQAEGGWHPPERWCEQLFTSVVPVLLGGPEEEPGGRQVLDLDCFLSDISDTLFTMTQPSPTPLQLPPEDAYVGNADMIQPDLTPLQPSLDDFMEISDFFTNYRPPQTPTPSNFPEPPSFGPMADPVLSSGILGSEVPPASSGMTHLSGHNRLQARSSCPGPLDSSAFLSSDFLLPEDPKPKLPPPPQLPPLLQYPSPAKELGLEPCAPPHFPPMALPPALLQEEPLFSPRFSFPTVPPASRVSPVSGPTAFPPTPQPGPVPAPAPFPIDLLPSGCSDPPFGPHFIPPQGARPRVKPPTPSPRGQKPSTPTLAPATASPTATAGGHNPCLTQLLTAAKPEQALEPPLVSSALLRPPGSPQETVPEFPCTFFSPTPAPTPPGPPPGPATLAPPRPLIVPKVERLSPPASSGGERRLSGELNSLPGPGTLRIRTSPPQPILSQGRPDNKMENRRITHISAEQKRRFNIKLGFDTLHGLVSTLSTQPNIKMSKATTLQKTAEYIAMLQQERAAKQEEAQQLRDQIEELNAAINLCQQQLPATGVPITHQRFDQMRDMFDDYVRTRTLHNWKFWVFSILIRPLFESFNGMVSTASLQSLRQTSLAWLDQYCSLPALRPTVLNSLRQLSTSTSILTDPDCIPEQATRAVTEGTIGKSL, encoded by the exons atggCCAGGGCCGGGGCGCTGGCGGGTCTGGTGGCGGGCTTGCAGAGCCCGCGAGTCGTCTCCAGCCCGGATTCGGACTCAGACACAGACTCGGAAGACCCGAGTACGCGGCGCAGCGCGGGCGGGCTACTCCGCTCGCAGGTCATCCACAGCGGTCACTTCATGGTGTCGTCGCCGCACAGCGACTCGCTGACCCGCCGGCGAGACCAGGAGGGGTCCCTGGGAGTCACCGACTTCGGGCCGCGCAGCATCGACCCCACACTCACCCGCCTCTTCGAGTGCATGAGCCTGGCCTACAG TGGCAAGCTGGTTTCTCCCAAGTGGAAGAATTTCAAAGGTCTCAAGCTGCTGTGTCGGGACAAGATCCGTCTCAACAACGCCATCTGGAGGGCCTGGTATATCCAGT ATGTGGAGCGGAGGAAGAGCCCCGTGTGTGGCTTCGTGACCCCCCTGCAGGGGCCTGAGGCTGATGAGCACCGGAAACCGGAG GCCGTCGTCTTGGAGGGCAATTACTGGAAGCGGCGCATCGAGGTGGTGATGCGCGAGTACCACAAGTGGCGCATCTACTATAAGAAGAGG CTCCGTAAGTCCAGCAGGGAAGGGGATCTCCAGGCCCCAAAGCAG GCGGAAGGAGGGTGGCATCCACCGGAGCGATGGTGCGAGCAGCTCTTCACCAGTGTGGTGCCTGTGCTGCTGGGGGGCCCAGAGGAGGAGCCTGGTGGGCGGCAGGTTCTGGATCTCGATTGCTTTCTCTCCGACATCTCCGACACGCTCTTCACCAtgacccagcccagccccacgcCCCTGCAGCTGCCCCCAGAGGACG CCTATGTTGGTAATGCTGACATGATCCAGCCAGACCTGACGCCTCTGCAGCCCAGCCTGGATGACTTCATGGAGATCTCAG ATTTCTTCACCAACTACCGCCCCCCACAGACGCCTACACCTTCAAACTTCCCAGAGCCCCCCAGCTTCGGCCCTATGGCTGACCCTGTCCTCAGCAGTGGGATCCTGGGCTCGGAGGTACCCCCTGCCTCCTCGGGCATGACCCACCTCTCCGGGCATAACCGCCTGCAG GCTCGAAGCAGTTGCCCTGGCCCCCTGGACTCCAGTGCCTTCCTGAGTTCTGATTTCCTCCTTCCTGAAGACCCCAAGCCCaagctcccaccccctccccaactcccacccctcctccaataCCCTAGCCCTGCCAAGGAGCTTGGCTTGGAGCCCTGTGCCCCGCCGCACTTCCCTCCCATGGCTCTGCCCCCTGCTCTGCTTCAGGAAGAGCCTCTCTTCTCTCCCAGATTCTCTTTCCCTACAGTCCCTCCTGCCTCAAGAGTGTCCCCAGTGTCTGGTCCCACagccttcccacccaccccacagCCTGGCCCGGTCCCTGCCCCGGCCCCCTTCCCCATAGACCTTCTACCCTCAGGGTGTTCAGACCCCCCGTTTGGGCCTCACTTCATACCGCCTCAAGGCGCACGGCCCAGAGTcaagccccccaccccatcccctagGGGGCAGAAGCCCAGTACCCCCACCTTGGCCCCTGCCACTGCCAGCCCCACTGCCACTGCCGGGGGCCACAACCCTTGCCTCACACAGCTGCTCACAGCAG CCAAGCCTGAGCAAGCCCTGGAACCACCACTTGTGTCCAGCGCCCTCCTCCGGCCTCCAGGGTCCCCG CAGGAGACAGTCCCTGAATTCCCCTGCACCTTCTTTTCCCCGACCCCTGCCCCTACACCACCCGGGCCACCTCCGGGCCCGGCCACActggcccctcccaggcccctgatTGTTCCCAAAGTGGAGCGGCTTTCACCCCCAGCATCCAGCG GTGGTGAGCGGCGGCTGTCTGGGGAGCTCAACTCCCTGCCGGGCCCGGGGACTCTGAGGATCCGCACCTCTCCCCCTCAACCCATCCTAAGCCAGGGCCGTCCAGACAACAAG ATGGAAAACCGGCGCATCACGCACATCTCTGCAGAGCAGAAGCGGCGCTTCAATATCAAGCTGGGATTTGACACGCTGCATGGGTTGGTGAGCACACTGAGCACCCAGCCCAACATCAAG ATGAGCAAAGCCACCACACTGCAGAAGACGGCCGAGTACATCGCCATGCTGCAGCAGGAACGTGCGGCCAAGCAGGAGGAGGCCCAGCAGCTCCGGGACCAGATCGAGGAACTCAACGCTGCCATTAA CTTGTGCCAGCAGCAGCTGCCTGCTACAGGGGTGCCCATCACACACCAGCGGTTCGACCAAATGCGAGACATGTTTGATGACTATGTCCGGACCCGCACGCTGCATAACTGGAAATTCTGGGTA TTCAGCATCCTCATCCGGCCTCTGTTCGAGTCCTTCAACGGGATGGTGTCCACAGCAAGCCTGCAGAGCCTCCGCCAGACCTCACTGGCCTGGCTGGACCAGTACTGCTCCCTGCCTGCTCTCCGGCCAA ctGTTTTGAATTCCCTACGCCAGCTGAGTACATCTACCAGCATCCTGACGGACCCAGACTGTATACCCGAGCAAGCCACACGGGCAGTCACAGAGGGCACCATTGGCAAATCTTTATAG